One part of the Candidatus Palauibacter polyketidifaciens genome encodes these proteins:
- a CDS encoding SDR family oxidoreductase, whose translation MPVHQGRRVVVTGAGAGIGRAIASAYLGQGARVHVCDREARALEDFLRSAEGDLAGTVADVGVEADVERLFAEAVARLGGLDVLVNNAGTAGPTGPVETLDLDGWRQTLAVNLDGMFLCVRAAVPALRRAGGGSIVNLSSTAGLHGYPLRSPYATAKWGVIGFTRTLAMELGPAGIRVNAICPGSVRGGRIDRVIAAQAATRGVSEEAVRQDWLRQISLRRFVDAEDVAALVLFLTSDAGAKISGQALPVDGHTEGLGSSVDANSDPSGE comes from the coding sequence GTGCCCGTGCATCAGGGCCGGCGAGTCGTCGTCACCGGCGCCGGGGCGGGGATCGGCCGGGCGATTGCATCGGCCTATCTCGGCCAGGGGGCGCGGGTGCACGTCTGCGACCGGGAGGCCCGCGCGCTCGAAGACTTCCTGCGTTCGGCGGAGGGCGATCTCGCGGGGACGGTGGCGGACGTCGGCGTGGAGGCGGACGTGGAGCGGCTGTTCGCGGAGGCGGTCGCGCGGCTCGGGGGCCTCGACGTGCTCGTGAACAACGCCGGGACGGCGGGTCCCACCGGACCCGTCGAGACGCTCGATCTCGATGGCTGGCGGCAGACGCTGGCCGTCAACCTCGACGGCATGTTCCTCTGCGTCCGGGCCGCCGTCCCGGCCCTGCGGCGGGCGGGGGGCGGATCGATCGTGAACCTCTCCTCGACCGCCGGACTCCACGGCTATCCGCTGCGGAGTCCCTACGCCACGGCGAAGTGGGGCGTGATCGGCTTCACCCGCACCCTGGCCATGGAGCTGGGTCCGGCCGGGATCCGCGTGAACGCGATCTGCCCGGGCAGCGTCCGCGGCGGCCGCATCGACCGCGTGATCGCCGCCCAGGCTGCGACCCGGGGGGTGTCCGAAGAGGCGGTCCGGCAGGACTGGCTGCGGCAGATTTCGCTCCGGCGCTTCGTCGACGCCGAGGACGTGGCCGCGCTCGTCCTCTTCCTTACGTCGGACGCGGGAGCGAAGATATCAGGGCAGGCGCTCCCGGTGGACGGACACACCGAGGGCCTCGGTTCCAGCGTGGACGCGAACAGCGACCCCAGCGGCGAATAG
- a CDS encoding ferredoxin has product MVRIEVDHGICVGNAMCVATAPRVFAHNEHRQSTVVDAGGDPAARVLEAAANCPVSAIRVTDAETGRTRFPPDPGATS; this is encoded by the coding sequence ATGGTGAGGATCGAGGTCGACCACGGGATCTGCGTCGGCAACGCGATGTGCGTGGCCACCGCGCCGCGCGTGTTCGCGCACAACGAGCACCGCCAGTCGACGGTCGTCGATGCGGGGGGCGACCCGGCGGCGCGCGTCCTCGAGGCGGCGGCGAACTGTCCCGTGAGTGCGATCCGGGTCACGGACGCAGAGACGGGCCGGACGCGGTTTCCGCCCGACCCCGGCGCAACGAGCTGA
- a CDS encoding NADPH:quinone reductase, which translates to MRAAWYTKPGSAGDVLEVGEQETPAPGPGEVRVRVRASGINPVDVKRRAGGRGALASTLIVPHFDGAGVIDQVGEGVDSGRLGNRVWIYEAQWGRNLGTAAEFATVPESRAVPLPPNATFTDGACLGIPALTAHRCVYGDGPVEGQTVLVTGGAGAVGAYAIQCARLGGARVLSTVSADEKTRIARAAGADTVINYREEDVAARVAELTDGEGVDRIVEVEMGGNLEASIAMLKANGVISAYASEGEPEPSVPFYTLLYKNLTVRFELVFLMPEDAKRKAVEDLTRWLTEGELRHTVAERFALENIVAAHEAVESGPLGKVLIDPGL; encoded by the coding sequence ATGCGAGCAGCATGGTACACGAAACCGGGATCCGCGGGCGACGTGCTGGAGGTAGGTGAACAGGAGACGCCGGCGCCCGGCCCCGGCGAGGTTCGGGTCCGCGTACGCGCCTCCGGAATCAACCCGGTCGACGTGAAGCGGCGTGCCGGCGGCCGCGGCGCGCTCGCCTCCACGCTCATCGTGCCGCACTTCGACGGCGCCGGAGTCATCGACCAGGTGGGGGAAGGCGTCGATTCCGGCAGGCTCGGCAACCGCGTGTGGATCTACGAGGCGCAGTGGGGGCGGAACCTCGGTACCGCGGCGGAGTTCGCCACCGTTCCCGAGTCCCGGGCCGTCCCGCTCCCCCCGAACGCGACGTTCACCGACGGCGCGTGTCTCGGCATCCCCGCCCTGACCGCGCATCGCTGCGTGTACGGCGACGGTCCCGTCGAGGGGCAGACCGTGCTCGTGACCGGCGGCGCGGGTGCGGTCGGCGCCTATGCGATCCAGTGCGCCCGGCTGGGAGGCGCACGCGTCCTCTCCACCGTGAGTGCGGACGAGAAGACGAGGATCGCGCGGGCGGCGGGGGCGGACACCGTCATCAACTATCGTGAGGAGGATGTCGCGGCCCGCGTCGCGGAACTGACCGACGGAGAGGGCGTGGACCGGATCGTCGAGGTCGAGATGGGCGGGAATCTCGAGGCCTCGATCGCGATGTTGAAGGCCAACGGGGTGATCTCCGCCTACGCCTCGGAGGGCGAACCCGAGCCGTCCGTCCCGTTCTACACACTCCTCTACAAGAACCTCACGGTGCGCTTCGAACTCGTCTTCCTCATGCCCGAGGACGCGAAGCGGAAGGCGGTGGAAGACCTCACGAGGTGGCTGACCGAGGGTGAACTGCGCCACACGGTCGCGGAGCGCTTCGCGCTCGAGAACATCGTCGCCGCCCACGAGGCCGTGGAATCCGGCCCCCTCGGCAAGGTTCTGATCGACCCCGGTCTCTGA
- a CDS encoding serine hydrolase domain-containing protein, translated as MAALLLACACEEAGVPGSSVPIPIEELTRGAWSPPAMLPNDRFLPTSEAGPARRPFSGAITLVGAEMETEPAELDPRRMMGRDTKRFPDVSLGFVAEGGDLIPWNRNLVVSGTRSEAGSYWDVLVGPGTVWAEPGEAWSRAAFPLQLASSVENETYNGVATFAFNDREVSGVRFQTVTQGRPYFLVQRRLMWGQLDAEYTRGPAPAGVIQAFAAEKAGRLPARPISDLRPRAGDAAFDAMHGEMNVENMVTAAFLVRDTLYVSDCPTPFGELPFCPEQRFGIWSVTKSTGNTVAALRLAQRYGREVLEERVADHLNVTAEHDGWEDVRFRDVLNMATGVGEGSTRTEPNSTGDGYLIGYDDWYAAISRDERIRQVFRASNHPWGPGEVVRYRDQDAFLIGAAMDAYLKHRAGPEADLWQMLEDEVYRPIGVPHAPTNRLVEADGSLTLPQMSQGYYPTVDDLAKIARLFQNGGVHEGEPLLHPELTAEVMYRTDARGIAFGPPVEIGQPSYYLAVWHQNYVGEGGCVVDLPRMSGWGGHRVVLFPNGTVAIRISKVTGSEASPVDGLAAVADRLAPFCP; from the coding sequence ATGGCCGCGCTTCTGCTCGCATGCGCCTGCGAAGAGGCGGGCGTCCCGGGCTCTTCCGTTCCGATTCCCATCGAGGAGTTGACCCGCGGGGCCTGGTCTCCGCCCGCCATGCTCCCGAACGACCGCTTTCTCCCCACGTCCGAGGCGGGGCCTGCCCGGCGTCCCTTCTCCGGCGCCATCACGCTCGTCGGGGCAGAGATGGAGACGGAGCCCGCGGAACTCGATCCGCGCCGGATGATGGGTCGCGATACGAAGCGCTTCCCGGACGTGTCGCTCGGATTCGTGGCGGAGGGCGGCGACCTGATCCCGTGGAATCGGAACCTCGTCGTGTCCGGCACCCGCAGCGAAGCCGGGAGCTATTGGGATGTGCTGGTCGGGCCCGGGACCGTCTGGGCCGAGCCGGGCGAAGCATGGTCGCGGGCGGCGTTTCCGCTGCAACTCGCGAGTTCCGTGGAGAACGAGACGTACAACGGGGTCGCGACCTTCGCCTTCAACGACCGGGAGGTGTCTGGCGTCCGCTTCCAGACCGTGACCCAGGGGCGGCCCTACTTCCTCGTCCAGCGGCGGCTGATGTGGGGCCAGCTCGACGCCGAGTACACGCGGGGCCCGGCGCCCGCGGGGGTGATCCAGGCCTTCGCCGCCGAGAAGGCGGGGCGTCTGCCCGCGCGCCCGATCTCCGACCTGCGCCCGCGGGCGGGAGACGCCGCGTTCGACGCCATGCACGGGGAGATGAATGTCGAGAACATGGTCACCGCGGCCTTTCTCGTGCGCGACACCCTCTACGTCTCCGACTGTCCCACGCCGTTCGGGGAGCTTCCCTTCTGCCCGGAGCAGCGCTTCGGGATCTGGTCCGTGACGAAGTCCACCGGCAACACGGTGGCCGCCCTCCGTCTCGCGCAGCGTTACGGCCGGGAGGTGCTCGAGGAGCGCGTGGCCGACCACCTGAACGTCACGGCGGAACACGACGGCTGGGAGGACGTGCGTTTCCGCGATGTCCTCAACATGGCCACCGGCGTGGGAGAAGGATCGACGCGGACCGAGCCCAACAGCACGGGCGACGGCTATCTGATCGGCTACGACGACTGGTACGCGGCGATCTCCCGCGACGAGCGGATCCGACAGGTCTTCCGCGCTTCGAACCACCCCTGGGGACCGGGAGAGGTCGTCCGCTACCGCGACCAGGACGCGTTCCTCATCGGCGCGGCGATGGACGCCTACCTCAAGCATCGGGCCGGTCCGGAGGCGGACCTGTGGCAGATGCTGGAGGATGAGGTCTACCGGCCCATCGGCGTGCCGCACGCACCGACCAACCGGCTCGTCGAGGCGGACGGCTCGCTCACGCTGCCGCAGATGTCGCAGGGCTATTACCCGACGGTGGACGATCTCGCGAAGATCGCCCGCCTCTTCCAGAACGGCGGCGTGCACGAGGGCGAGCCTCTGCTGCACCCCGAGTTGACGGCCGAGGTGATGTACCGGACGGACGCGCGGGGGATCGCCTTCGGCCCGCCCGTCGAGATCGGGCAGCCCAGCTACTACCTCGCGGTCTGGCACCAGAACTACGTCGGCGAAGGGGGCTGCGTCGTCGACCTCCCGCGCATGTCGGGGTGGGGCGGGCACCGCGTCGTCCTCTTCCCCAACGGCACCGTCGCGATCCGGATCTCGAAGGTCACGGGGAGCGAGGCCTCACCGGTGGACGGCCTGGCCGCGGTGGCCGACCGCCTGGCGCCGTTCTGTCCCTGA
- a CDS encoding branched-chain amino acid ABC transporter substrate-binding protein, whose amino-acid sequence MLAAVLAVSCDGSTGPSSFEPGPLGTVTILRGESVRIRSLLAMTGAPSLGVAARRGVELAVRDVGTVLGRTVDLGDTVDSRCSPDGGRSGAREIVADPQVVGVIGTSCSAAAVAASPVISQEGFVMIAPSTTSPLLTSDLAGNPNPDHHPGYFRVANNDLYQARAVADYAYNHLGLRRIVTLHDGDPYTTALTNAFADAFRAVGGEVPVVTGIAKGQTDMTSVLSEFAGAGPDGIFFPLFVPEGSPFAAQARRFDGLEGVTLISGAALLVSEFLAEPQSEGIYFAGPQSDYRGNVNAVTGKSAETVIAAYDAEYGEHPSTPYWALAYDATTFLLDAIGAVAVEEGGRLYVDRAALRARIGAHGIEGLIGTISCDAFGDCGTGRQLIYHHTDSSVTDVDRLPVVYRFSP is encoded by the coding sequence GTGCTGGCGGCCGTCCTGGCGGTCTCGTGCGATGGAAGCACCGGGCCGTCGAGCTTCGAGCCGGGACCGCTGGGAACCGTGACGATCCTGCGCGGCGAGTCGGTGCGGATCCGTTCCCTGCTGGCGATGACCGGGGCGCCATCGCTCGGGGTCGCCGCCCGGCGCGGCGTGGAGCTTGCCGTCCGCGACGTGGGCACGGTCCTCGGCCGCACCGTCGACCTCGGCGACACGGTGGACTCCCGGTGCTCTCCCGACGGCGGGCGGTCCGGCGCCCGGGAGATCGTCGCCGATCCGCAGGTCGTGGGCGTCATTGGGACCTCATGTTCCGCCGCCGCCGTGGCCGCCTCCCCGGTGATCAGCCAGGAAGGCTTCGTGATGATCGCGCCGAGCACCACTTCGCCGCTGCTGACCTCGGATTTGGCGGGCAACCCGAACCCGGACCACCACCCCGGCTACTTCCGCGTCGCCAACAACGACCTCTACCAGGCGCGGGCCGTGGCGGACTACGCCTACAATCACCTCGGCCTCCGGCGGATCGTCACGCTGCACGACGGGGATCCCTACACGACGGCGCTGACGAACGCCTTCGCGGATGCGTTTCGCGCGGTCGGCGGGGAGGTCCCCGTCGTCACCGGAATCGCGAAGGGGCAGACGGACATGACGTCCGTGCTCTCGGAGTTCGCCGGCGCCGGGCCGGACGGCATCTTCTTCCCGCTCTTCGTCCCCGAAGGTTCGCCGTTCGCGGCGCAGGCGCGCAGGTTCGACGGTCTGGAGGGTGTGACGCTGATCTCCGGCGCGGCCCTCCTTGTCTCGGAGTTTCTGGCGGAACCGCAGTCCGAGGGGATCTACTTCGCCGGCCCCCAGTCGGATTATCGCGGCAACGTCAACGCGGTGACCGGGAAGAGCGCCGAGACCGTCATTGCGGCGTACGATGCCGAGTACGGCGAGCATCCCTCGACCCCCTACTGGGCGCTCGCCTACGACGCGACGACGTTCCTGCTCGACGCCATCGGCGCCGTCGCGGTGGAGGAGGGCGGACGGCTCTACGTCGACCGCGCCGCGCTGCGCGCGCGGATCGGAGCCCATGGGATCGAGGGCCTGATCGGCACGATCTCCTGCGACGCCTTCGGCGACTGCGGAACCGGACGTCAGCTCATCTACCACCACACGGATTCGAGCGTCACGGATGTCGACCGGTTGCCCGTCGTCTACCGGTTCTCCCCCTAG
- a CDS encoding cytochrome P450, with amino-acid sequence MIARPYASFARLRERDPVHWNEKFGLWVVTGYDPVVWILRHHELFSSAVIRGVEGPPYPPVLPEDAPLFDEVKAFRADQLVEQDRPEHLEQRKTVHSFFTPTAMEGWRPFVRRAVDELLDELWPRGRMNVVTDLAAPLPVRIIARLMGVPREDMDTLRGLADSILHLNRGEPDRLRPLTEGIRGIVEYARPFVEERIGNPGDDLISALAQGETGGVFTRHQVLVNTGLMLFAGHETTMNLICNGLRAFIEHPAQWDRLRADPDRFARTAAEECLRFDPPVKSTQRIVAQEAELCGKTLSPGERIRWIIAAANRDPSVFEDPDRFDIGRQPNPHLSFGSGIHYCLGVALARIEGQEVFRGLARRFQRFALETDELRYQPSIQFRSIESMPVAWSVPG; translated from the coding sequence GTGATCGCGCGCCCGTACGCCTCGTTCGCCCGGCTGCGCGAGCGGGATCCCGTCCACTGGAATGAGAAGTTCGGGCTGTGGGTCGTGACGGGGTACGATCCCGTCGTCTGGATCCTCCGACACCACGAACTCTTCTCCTCCGCCGTGATCCGGGGCGTGGAGGGGCCGCCGTACCCGCCGGTGCTGCCCGAGGACGCGCCCCTGTTCGACGAGGTCAAAGCGTTCCGCGCCGACCAACTCGTAGAGCAGGACCGTCCCGAACACCTCGAACAGCGGAAGACGGTCCATTCCTTCTTCACCCCCACGGCGATGGAAGGCTGGCGTCCCTTCGTGCGCCGGGCGGTGGACGAACTCCTCGACGAGTTGTGGCCCAGGGGACGGATGAACGTCGTCACCGACCTGGCGGCGCCGCTCCCCGTGCGGATCATCGCGCGGCTGATGGGCGTCCCCCGCGAGGACATGGACACGCTTCGGGGGCTCGCGGACAGCATCCTGCACCTGAATCGCGGGGAACCCGACCGGCTGCGGCCCCTGACGGAGGGGATTCGCGGCATCGTGGAGTACGCCCGCCCCTTCGTCGAGGAGCGGATCGGGAATCCGGGAGATGACCTGATCTCGGCGCTGGCGCAGGGGGAGACCGGCGGCGTCTTCACGCGGCACCAGGTGCTCGTGAACACCGGACTGATGCTGTTCGCGGGACACGAGACGACGATGAACCTGATCTGTAACGGTCTCCGCGCCTTCATCGAGCATCCGGCGCAGTGGGACAGGCTCCGGGCGGACCCCGACCGATTCGCGCGGACGGCTGCCGAGGAGTGTCTCCGCTTCGACCCGCCGGTGAAGTCGACCCAGCGCATCGTCGCGCAGGAGGCCGAACTGTGTGGAAAGACGCTCTCGCCCGGCGAGCGGATCCGCTGGATCATCGCGGCGGCGAACCGGGATCCGTCCGTGTTCGAGGACCCGGACCGGTTCGATATCGGGCGCCAGCCGAACCCGCACCTCTCCTTCGGGTCGGGAATCCATTACTGCCTCGGGGTCGCGCTCGCGCGCATCGAGGGACAGGAGGTCTTCCGGGGGCTGGCGCGCCGCTTCCAGCGGTTCGCACTCGAGACGGATGAACTGCGCTACCAGCCGAGCATCCAGTTCCGTTCCATCGAATCCATGCCCGTCGCATGGAGCGTCCCAGGGTGA
- a CDS encoding DUF1592 domain-containing protein has protein sequence MRTSLLLLVAAGVLPSSAIGQEADGARGAEHPPASWPQPIAPLTAPTSAPSVDTLSVETAQAVVAGTCMRCHNPRRVSGGMSLETFEVTSASDNAVIAERMVRKLRAGMMPPVGVRRPTPDSLRTLAAVLESRLDAAWEANPNPGRRTFQRLNRAEYSRSIYDLLDLDIDAGDYLPLDTKSANFDNIADVQLLSPTLMDGYLRAASEISRLAIGDPEVTPSEATFRVSRWTSQAEHVEGTPYGSRGGVAVDHNFPADGEYAFRVSFHHETTGALFGNGKGALHTTDEPERIEISVDGERVALLDIDRWMHVSDPDGVNLRTDPVFIEAGPHRVAAAFIRTFEGPSQDLMSPHDWSIASTSITDAYGFTTLPHLRDLAVTGPFAPAGMSSTPSRERVFSCRPSTPEEEVRCAEAILSRLGTRAYRRPLTDDNVAALMNLYRAGAGAGGFEEGIRLALEGILASPHFVFRFEERPAREADGVYALDDYDLASRLSFFLWATGPDDELLAVAAEGRLSNPAVLDVQVRRMLADPRAEALATRFAGQWFRLQDLEGMNPDVRLYPDFDQQLKEAMHRETELLFHTLVQEDRSLLELLTADYTFVNERLARHYGIPGVTGTDFRRIEILERERRGVLGHGSVLTLTSHASRTSPVLRGKWVMEVLLGTPPPPPPPDVSDLEATPEAEEGRLLTVRERLEMHRASPACRSCHRVIDPIGLALEYFDGTGARRIKDSGRPIEAQGELYDGTPVTSAADLRAALLARPVPLVRAFTENLLAYALGRRVDYYDMPTVRSIARQAAEQDHRMSAFILGVVNSPAFRLKGTEAVVDDMGAESQGSQED, from the coding sequence ATGCGAACATCGCTCTTGCTGCTGGTTGCAGCGGGTGTTCTCCCGAGTTCAGCCATCGGTCAGGAGGCCGACGGGGCGCGGGGTGCCGAACATCCCCCGGCCAGTTGGCCGCAGCCGATCGCACCGCTGACCGCGCCGACATCGGCTCCCTCCGTCGACACGCTCTCCGTCGAAACGGCCCAGGCGGTCGTGGCCGGAACGTGCATGCGCTGCCACAACCCCAGGCGGGTGAGCGGGGGCATGTCGCTCGAAACCTTCGAGGTGACGTCGGCCTCCGACAATGCCGTGATCGCGGAGCGGATGGTGCGGAAGCTGCGGGCCGGGATGATGCCGCCGGTCGGCGTCCGCCGGCCGACCCCTGACAGCCTGCGCACGCTCGCGGCCGTCCTTGAGTCCCGCCTCGACGCGGCATGGGAGGCGAACCCGAACCCCGGACGGCGGACCTTCCAGCGCCTGAACCGGGCCGAGTACTCGCGCTCCATCTACGATCTCCTCGACCTGGACATCGACGCCGGCGACTATCTGCCGCTCGATACGAAGAGCGCGAACTTCGACAACATCGCCGACGTGCAGTTGCTCTCCCCGACGCTGATGGACGGGTATCTGCGCGCGGCGAGCGAGATCAGCCGGCTCGCGATCGGCGACCCGGAGGTCACGCCGAGCGAGGCCACCTTCCGGGTGTCGCGCTGGACCTCACAGGCGGAGCACGTCGAGGGCACGCCGTACGGGAGCCGGGGCGGCGTCGCGGTGGACCACAACTTCCCGGCCGACGGGGAGTACGCCTTCCGCGTCTCCTTCCATCACGAGACGACCGGCGCCCTGTTCGGGAACGGGAAGGGCGCGCTGCACACGACGGACGAGCCCGAACGGATCGAGATCTCGGTCGACGGCGAGCGGGTCGCGCTCCTCGACATCGACCGCTGGATGCACGTCTCCGATCCCGACGGTGTGAACCTCCGGACGGATCCCGTGTTCATCGAGGCGGGTCCGCACCGGGTGGCGGCCGCCTTCATCCGCACCTTCGAGGGGCCGTCGCAGGATCTGATGTCGCCGCACGACTGGTCGATTGCGAGCACGAGCATCACGGACGCGTACGGGTTCACGACGCTGCCGCACCTGCGTGACCTCGCGGTGACGGGGCCCTTCGCCCCGGCGGGGATGTCGTCCACGCCGAGCCGCGAGCGCGTGTTCTCGTGCCGTCCCTCCACGCCCGAGGAGGAGGTCCGGTGTGCGGAAGCGATCCTCTCGCGGCTGGGGACGAGGGCCTACCGCCGGCCGCTGACGGACGACAACGTCGCCGCGCTCATGAACCTGTACCGCGCCGGGGCGGGAGCGGGCGGGTTCGAGGAAGGGATCCGGCTCGCGCTGGAGGGGATTCTCGCCAGCCCGCACTTCGTCTTCCGGTTCGAGGAACGTCCCGCGCGCGAGGCGGACGGGGTGTACGCGCTGGACGACTACGATCTCGCCTCGCGGCTCTCCTTCTTCCTCTGGGCCACGGGCCCCGACGACGAACTGCTGGCAGTTGCCGCGGAGGGTCGGCTCTCCAACCCGGCGGTGCTCGACGTGCAGGTGCGCCGCATGCTGGCGGATCCGCGCGCCGAGGCGCTGGCCACGCGTTTCGCGGGACAGTGGTTCCGGCTGCAGGACCTCGAGGGCATGAACCCCGACGTCCGCCTCTATCCGGACTTCGACCAGCAGCTCAAGGAGGCGATGCACCGCGAGACGGAACTCCTCTTCCACACGCTGGTGCAGGAGGACCGGAGCCTGCTCGAACTGCTGACGGCCGATTACACGTTCGTGAACGAGCGCCTGGCGCGGCACTACGGCATCCCCGGCGTGACGGGAACGGATTTCCGCAGGATCGAGATCCTTGAACGGGAGCGCCGCGGCGTGCTGGGGCACGGCAGCGTCCTCACTCTCACCTCGCACGCGAGCCGGACGTCTCCGGTGCTGCGAGGGAAGTGGGTGATGGAGGTGCTGCTGGGGACGCCCCCGCCTCCGCCCCCGCCGGATGTCTCCGATCTGGAGGCGACGCCGGAGGCGGAGGAGGGCCGCCTGCTCACGGTGCGGGAGCGGCTGGAGATGCACCGCGCGAGCCCGGCTTGCCGTTCGTGCCACCGCGTGATCGACCCGATCGGTCTCGCGCTGGAGTACTTCGACGGGACGGGGGCGCGGCGCATCAAGGACAGCGGAAGGCCGATCGAGGCGCAGGGCGAACTCTACGACGGCACGCCGGTGACGAGCGCGGCGGACCTGCGCGCGGCGCTTCTGGCCCGGCCGGTGCCGCTCGTGCGCGCGTTCACGGAGAACCTGCTCGCCTACGCGCTGGGCCGGCGGGTCGATTACTACGACATGCCGACCGTGCGGTCCATCGCGCGGCAGGCCGCCGAACAGGACCACCGCATGTCCGCGTTCATCCTCGGCGTGGTCAACAGCCCGGCCTTCCGGCTGAAGGGGACCGAGGCCGTGGTCGACGACATGGGGGCGGAAAGCCAGGGATCCCAGGAGGACTGA
- a CDS encoding DUF6165 family protein, translating into MNIQIPVSAGELIDRITILRLKQSRIRDGRKLANVNSELERLQEICERTVGPLEEAPLRVTKRLAELEAVNRGIWDVEDKLRALERARDFGPRFIAAARQVYRLNDERHRLKRALSEDYGSAILEEKSHASADPGTDPA; encoded by the coding sequence GTGAATATCCAAATCCCGGTTTCCGCCGGCGAACTCATCGACCGCATCACGATCCTGCGACTGAAACAGTCCCGGATCCGCGACGGCCGGAAGCTCGCGAACGTGAACTCCGAGCTCGAGCGCCTCCAGGAGATCTGTGAACGGACGGTCGGGCCGCTCGAGGAAGCCCCGCTCCGCGTCACGAAACGCCTCGCGGAACTGGAAGCGGTGAATCGGGGCATATGGGATGTCGAGGACAAGTTGCGAGCTCTGGAACGTGCCCGCGACTTCGGCCCACGCTTCATCGCAGCGGCGCGGCAGGTCTACCGTCTGAACGACGAACGTCACCGCCTCAAGCGCGCCCTCAGCGAGGACTACGGCTCGGCGATCCTCGAGGAGAAGTCGCACGCGTCCGCCGACCCGGGGACGGACCCGGCGTAG
- a CDS encoding helix-turn-helix transcriptional regulator, which produces MKKPVYKELVAASSRPMVLSILAGGETYGYEILKQVQLLSGGELEWSDGMLYPVLHRLERDGLIKGRWQLTDAGRRRKYYRLTGRGKRQLSTDRESWRAVYGALQMSWGGSHV; this is translated from the coding sequence ATGAAGAAGCCGGTCTACAAGGAGCTGGTGGCCGCGTCATCGCGCCCGATGGTGCTCTCCATCCTCGCGGGTGGAGAGACGTACGGGTACGAGATTCTCAAGCAGGTCCAGCTGCTCTCCGGCGGTGAACTCGAGTGGTCCGACGGGATGCTCTACCCCGTGCTTCACCGGCTGGAGCGCGACGGACTCATCAAGGGCCGCTGGCAACTCACCGACGCGGGACGGCGTCGCAAGTACTACCGGTTGACGGGCCGCGGGAAGCGACAGCTCTCAACCGATCGAGAGAGCTGGCGGGCCGTGTACGGAGCGCTCCAGATGTCCTGGGGAGGCAGCCATGTTTGA
- the panB gene encoding 3-methyl-2-oxobutanoate hydroxymethyltransferase produces MTRTMNVRGEGSAKRKLTTFDVVAMKSRGEKIVAITAYDALFASLVDAAGADLILVGDSLASVLCGEETTLSATMEQMTYHGRIVARGASRALVVVDMPFLSYQVSIEEAVRNAGNILKHTGAGAVKLEGGSEVLDTVEAIVGAGIPVVGHLGFTPQAVHALGGPRIQGMDEDAAMFLEDDAVALEEVGAFAIVLELIPTSLARRVTEVVSVPTIGIGAGPDCDGQVLVLHDMLGLNEGFSPRFLKRYAELGRATREAVADYAQEVRAGSYPTEEHGYEPAGDGG; encoded by the coding sequence ATGACGCGAACCATGAACGTGCGGGGCGAAGGCTCCGCGAAGCGGAAGCTGACGACGTTTGACGTCGTGGCGATGAAATCGCGCGGAGAGAAGATCGTCGCCATCACCGCCTACGATGCGCTCTTCGCATCGCTCGTGGACGCGGCGGGGGCGGACCTGATTCTCGTCGGCGACTCCCTGGCGAGCGTCCTGTGCGGAGAGGAGACGACGCTCTCCGCCACGATGGAGCAAATGACCTACCACGGCCGCATCGTAGCACGGGGCGCATCCCGCGCCCTCGTCGTCGTCGACATGCCGTTCCTCAGCTACCAGGTCTCGATCGAGGAGGCGGTGCGTAACGCCGGGAACATCCTCAAGCACACCGGGGCGGGTGCCGTGAAGCTCGAGGGCGGGTCCGAGGTCCTCGATACGGTGGAGGCGATCGTCGGGGCGGGGATCCCCGTGGTGGGCCACCTCGGGTTCACGCCGCAGGCCGTGCACGCGTTGGGGGGACCCCGGATTCAGGGGATGGATGAGGACGCGGCGATGTTTCTGGAGGACGACGCCGTCGCCCTGGAGGAGGTGGGCGCCTTCGCCATCGTTCTCGAACTGATACCGACCTCGTTGGCGCGGCGGGTGACGGAAGTCGTCTCCGTACCGACGATCGGGATCGGCGCTGGACCGGACTGCGACGGGCAGGTGCTCGTGCTGCATGACATGCTCGGCCTGAACGAAGGGTTCAGCCCGCGCTTCCTGAAACGGTACGCCGAACTCGGAAGAGCCACGCGGGAGGCCGTCGCCGATTACGCCCAGGAGGTGCGGGCGGGAAGCTACCCCACGGAGGAACATGGCTACGAACCGGCCGGCGACGGAGGTTGA